A section of the Rhizobium sp. Pop5 genome encodes:
- a CDS encoding ABC transporter permease subunit encodes MIKYALRRLLSTIPVMWIAVTASFFVLRLAPGGPFDGERPLPPVILKNLASHYNLDKPLIQQYLIYVGDLLRGDLGPSFASEDFTVAQQIMIGLPYTFTIGTAAFLIAIIVGVAVGCLGALYQNKAPDYILGALILVGVVLPNFLIAPILQLIFGIHLAWFPVGGWGDGSIKYLILPIVVLALPHAGRISRITRGSMIEVMNQNFIRTAKAKGIGPRLTVMRHALKPALMPVVSYLGPAASYLLTGSLVVESIFGLPGIGRYFVNAALNRDYGMVLGTVIFYMVLIVFLNLLVDIAYAWLDPKVRNR; translated from the coding sequence ATGATCAAATACGCCCTCCGTCGCCTTCTGTCGACGATCCCCGTCATGTGGATCGCCGTAACAGCCTCGTTTTTTGTTTTGCGCCTTGCCCCCGGCGGCCCTTTCGATGGCGAAAGGCCATTGCCGCCGGTCATCCTCAAAAACCTCGCTAGCCACTACAATCTGGATAAGCCGCTGATCCAGCAGTACCTGATCTATGTCGGCGATCTGCTCAGGGGCGATCTCGGCCCGTCCTTCGCCAGCGAGGACTTCACCGTCGCCCAGCAGATCATGATCGGCCTGCCCTATACCTTCACCATCGGCACGGCCGCCTTCCTGATTGCCATCATCGTCGGCGTGGCCGTCGGCTGTCTTGGCGCCCTCTATCAGAACAAGGCGCCGGATTATATTCTGGGCGCGCTCATCCTGGTCGGCGTCGTGCTGCCGAACTTCTTGATCGCGCCGATCCTGCAATTGATCTTCGGCATCCATCTCGCCTGGTTTCCGGTCGGCGGCTGGGGTGACGGCTCGATCAAATACCTCATTCTGCCGATCGTCGTTCTGGCCTTGCCGCATGCCGGTCGCATCTCGCGCATCACCCGCGGCTCGATGATCGAGGTGATGAACCAGAACTTCATCCGCACCGCCAAGGCCAAGGGCATCGGCCCGCGCCTGACGGTCATGCGCCACGCGCTGAAGCCTGCGCTGATGCCTGTTGTTTCCTATCTGGGTCCGGCGGCAAGCTACCTTCTCACCGGCTCGCTGGTTGTCGAAAGCATCTTCGGATTGCCCGGCATCGGCCGCTACTTCGTCAACGCGGCGCTGAACCGCGATTACGGCATGGTTCTCGGCACGGTCATCTTCTACATGGTGCTGATCGTCTTCCTGAACCTTCTGGTCGATATCGCCTATGCCTGGCTGGACCCGAAAGTGAGAAACCGATGA